From the Lolium rigidum isolate FL_2022 chromosome 2, APGP_CSIRO_Lrig_0.1, whole genome shotgun sequence genome, one window contains:
- the LOC124690787 gene encoding receptor-like protein kinase ANXUR2, with translation MGAAAAAVRWVCRKKKKRDHKKNNSMKKRDLNQTKNKRDLRNGEWLPVHHSTAADGGMSFSLEEIMAATRNFGETRVIGFGGQGKVFGGVIVDADGNNSTEVAIKRATPSSPRQNACEFGADVEALRKLRHRHLVPLVGSCSCSKEGETILVYRYMPRGTLREHLMTKPVMPWRRRLDACMGAARGLHCLHAAGVVHGAVKTSNVLFDESWVAKLSDYGLSRSATMESDVHSFGVVLFEVLTMARPGDMVGGLVDYAVACHRNGTLKDAIDPEIKDQVAQECLEKFAETAVECLAGNCIERPVIGDVLWNLELAVQLQLHA, from the coding sequence atgggcgccgccgccgcggccgtccgTTGGGTCtgccggaagaagaagaagagggatcACAAGAAGAATAATAGCATGAAGAAGAGGGATCTCAACCAAACAAAAAATAAGAGGGATCTCAGAAACGGCGAGTGGCTGCCTGTACATCACTCTACCGCCGCCGACGGCGGCATGTCGTTCTCGTTGGAAGAGATCATGGCGGCGACTCGAAACTTCGGCGAGACGCGGGTAATCGGCTTCGGCGGGCAGGGGAAGGTGTTCGGCGGCGTCATCGTTGACGCCGACGGCAATAACAGCACCGAGGTCGCCATCAAGCGTGCCACCCCGTCGTCGCCGCGGCAGAATGCCTGCGAGTTCGGGGCGGATGTCGAGGCGCTGCGCAAGCTGCGGCACCGGCACCTCGTCCCCCTCGTCGGCTCCTGCTCCTGCAGTAAGGAGGGCGAGACGATCCTCGTGTACCGGTACATGCCGCGCGGCACGCTGCGGGAGCACCTGATGACCAAGCCGGTGAtgccgtggcggcggcgtctaGACGCGTGCATGGGCGCCGCGAGGGGCCTGCACTGCCTCCACGCCGCCGGGGTCGTACATGGCGCCGTCAAGACCAGTAACGTTCTCTTCGACGAGAGCTGGGTCGCCAAGCTCTCGGACTACGGCCTCTCCAGGAGCGCCACCATGGAGTCCGACGTCCACTCCTTCGGCGTCGTGCTCTTCGAGGTGCTCaccatggcgcggccaggggatATGGTCGGTGGCCTCGTCGACTACGCGGTGGCGTGCCACCGTAATGGCACCCTGAAGGACGCCATCGACCCGGAGATCAAGGACCAGGTCGCGCAGGAATGCCTCGAGAAGTTCGCCGAGACGGCGGTGGAGTGCCTCGCCGGCAATTGCATAGAGCGGCCGGTCATCGGCGACGTGCTGTGGAACCTGGAATTGGCTGTGCAGCTGCAGTTGCATGCTTAA